One Acidimicrobiales bacterium genomic window, ACTCCCCAAGGCCGTGAGGAGGTCCTCGCCGGAGCCGAAGATCTCCAGACGATCGCCGGCAAGATCGGTATCCGCTTCCCGCTCCCCCTCCTGCCACTCCGTCGTCCAAAACCATGCCTGGGTGGCGTCGATGACCTTCTGCGGCCGAAGCAGAATCCCCTCGGCCGTGATCTCGGCATCCAGGAGATCGCCTTCTTCGAGATGCGCAGCGGCGCGGATCTCCTCGGGAAGAGTCAGTTGTCCTTTGGCCCGCAGAGTGGTTCTCGGCATAATCATAGCCTAGCAGATGTTCCGAATATCGGATAGTCCGACTTTCGTACTCTTGGACCAGCGCGGTGTGCCCCTGTCGGTGCCGATTACTCATCCGGCCAGCTCACGCCACGAGCCGGTACTCGTGGATGAGTCCTCCCAGGATTTCCGTTCTTCCCATTCGCTTCGGCTCCGGATCGTGGATCGAAGCCGGCGTCAGACCCAGGCATCCTGGTGCCCGCTGATCCAGAGCGCGGTGCGGGCGGTGATCGTTGTAGTGAGCGATGTATTCGATCAGAACCTGTTCGAGATGGCGAGGGCCGAAGATGAGAAGCCTGTCCAGGCACTCTCGGCGAACGGTGCCCACGAGTCTTTCGACGAACGCGTTCGCACGCGGAGCTCGCACCGGGGTCTTGATGATGCGGATGCCCTCGGAGCGGAACACCTCGTCGACACGTTAGGAGTCAACTGAACCCTGGGCAGACCCAAGTGCCATCAGCAGCCCATCGCGTCCTTCATCACACCACATGCTTGAGCCATGCGACTCGGGGACAGGGTCGATACGCGGCGCCGAAATAGCGGTCTGGGCAGAGTATGGAGGTTGTCGAAGTTTACGACACAGTCACTGGGAACTCCGTCGGCGATGACAGTTAGTTCCAGTTCGGAAACCAGGTCCCGTTTCGTACGAGTCAATGCTGCCACCACGACCGACTGGATGCGATCAGCGACCGGGTCTCTCGTCAGGACTAACACCGGTCGATCTCCTCCAGGCGTGGCGGCAAACCAGATCTCACCCCGTTGCATCAGCCCAGTCCGACCAGTCCTCAGCCGGACCCCAGTCTGCAACTTCGGCAAGGACTTGCTCCGCGGAGGTCGGCGGCAACTGGTCCCATGTCTTGGCGTCGTCCTCGCTCGCCAGCCTCACCAGGTACCGGTGGAGGGCATCTCTGAGGAGCTCGGAGCGGTCCACGCCCAACTGCTGCGCCCGTCGTTGGGCCTCCGCGGCTTCGCTCTCGCTGACCCGAAAACTGATCATCGTCATACAAATAGGGTATCATGTATGACGCTATGGGAACCGGGTTCTGCTCCGTCAGGTGCTCCTGCACCAGTGGGCACGAGTCCTCGTCCCCGCTCGGCGAAGTCCCTGGTTAGGGAGCTGATCGAGTATTCAGACACTACGGGCGCTCGTCCACAACCTGTCGAAGGCGCTGGTCGAATCGACGAACACCAAGAGCCGCGTCCTTCACCGCATGGCCTTTGGGTTCAAGAAGCCCGAGCACCTGATCGCCCTGGCGCTGCTCGATCGGGGCGGATACTGCCCGCCGCTGCCGGGGCGTCAAGCGGCGTGATCGACCCACGGATGGGTCAGGAGAGCCAAAAATAAAGGGTCAACGACCCGAGGCCCGAGAAACTGCCAGAAAATGTGGTGCAAATGTGGTGCGCGACGGTCTCAGACGCGTCACGAGAGGCCGATTTCCGTCCCTCGCACCGCCGCTACCTGGGCTTTCTCTGGAGCGGACGACGGGATTCGAACCCGCGACCCTCACCTTGGCAAGGTGATGCTCTACCAGCTGAGCCACGTCCGCCTGTTGCACCCGGGATCCTACAGCGGCATCGCCTGCCGCCGTGCCCGTCGGGCACGTCGTCCCTGCACACCACAGGCCTTCCCGGTCAGGCCCAGTGGCCGCCGGTGCGGACAGCCGCCTTGACCAGCTCGGCGAAGGCGTCGGCCAGGTGGT contains:
- a CDS encoding ribbon-helix-helix domain-containing protein, translated to MTMISFRVSESEAAEAQRRAQQLGVDRSELLRDALHRYLVRLASEDDAKTWDQLPPTSAEQVLAEVADWGPAEDWSDWADATG
- a CDS encoding type II toxin-antitoxin system PemK/MazF family toxin, with the protein product MQRGEIWFAATPGGDRPVLVLTRDPVADRIQSVVVAALTRTKRDLVSELELTVIADGVPSDCVVNFDNLHTLPRPLFRRRVSTLSPSRMAQACGVMKDAMGC
- a CDS encoding transposase, producing MFRSEGIRIIKTPVRAPRANAFVERLVGTVRRECLDRLLIFGPRHLEQVLIEYIAHYNDHRPHRALDQRAPGCLGLTPASIHDPEPKRMGRTEILGGLIHEYRLVA
- a CDS encoding transposase → MQTLRALVHNLSKALVESTNTKSRVLHRMAFGFKKPEHLIALALLDRGGYCPPLPGRQAA
- a CDS encoding AbrB/MazE/SpoVT family DNA-binding domain-containing protein; the encoded protein is MPRTTLRAKGQLTLPEEIRAAAHLEEGDLLDAEITAEGILLRPQKVIDATQAWFWTTEWQEGEREADTDLAGDRLEIFGSGEDLLTALGSRAKAPGRPRRAR